TTTCTTATTATATATACTTAAATATTATATTAAATTATTATAATCTTGATATATAAAAAACTTTATAAAAAAGAGCTTTAAGTCAATTAAAACCTCAAAGCCCTTTTGTATTTATATTCATTATAGTTTAAATTAGATTTCCTCACCGTTCTCTATTTTAGTAAGCAAGTCAACTCTCCTAGCATGCCTTCCACCTTCATATTCAGCATCAAGCCATTCTTTTACTATCATCTTAGCTAAATCAACYCCTACCACTCTAGCACCGAAAGCTATGATGTTAGAATTRTTATGCTGTTTAGAAAGCTTAGCAGAATAAGGTTCACTGCAAACTGCMGCTCTTATGCCTTTTACTTTATTAGCAGCAAGTGAAATACCTATACCAGTTCCGCATATCAAAACTCCGCATTCGCACTCTTTACTTACAATAGCATCAGCAACCTTTTTTCCATATATTGGATAGTCTACACTTTCTGTAGTATGCGTACCATAATCAATAACAGTATGTCCTAATTCCTCTAAATATTTTATTATCTCTTTTTTTAATTCAACAGCTGAATGATCGCAGCCTATAGCAATTTTCATAATTTTATTTCCTTTTATATATATTTTCTAATATTAAAATCAATTTATAATAAACAACGTAAAATTATTTATAAACTATAAGAAAACTCTAATATAGCATAAGTTTTATTATCTTCACTATCAAACTTAAGTAAAACCTTATCATCAATTACAGCCTTCTTTACAACTATAGTATCCCCTAAAGCAGCAGGTACTCTGTATTCTATTCTTATTCTTTTAT
This window of the Brachyspira sp. SAP_772 genome carries:
- the rpiB gene encoding ribose 5-phosphate isomerase B, producing the protein MKIAIGCDHSAVELKKEIIKYLEELGHTVIDYGTHTTESVDYPIYGKKVADAIVSKECECGVLICGTGIGISLAANKVKGIRAAVCSEPYSAKLSKQHNNSNIIAFGARVVGVDLAKMIVKEWLDAEYEGGRHARRVDLLTKIENGEEI